A section of the Pedobacter sp. HDW13 genome encodes:
- the asnS gene encoding asparagine--tRNA ligase — MIKRQQIKDLLKSTAFDTEVTVMGWVRTFRNNQFIALNDGSCMSNIQVVIDFNNLPDELLKRITTGAAISATGKLIESLGKGQTVEIKATSVEILGDSDPEKFPLQPKKHSLEFLREIAHLRFRTNTFNAVFKVRHALAFAIHQFYNERGFVYMHTPVITASDAEGAGEMFKVTTLDLDNPPRTDEGQIDFSQDFFARATNLTVSGQLEGELAAMAFGKIYTFGPTFRAENSNTTRHLAEFWMIEPEFAFADLEDNMQLAEDMMKYVIKYALDNCKDELEFLNARLAEEDKQKPQNERSELSLIEKLDFCLANDFERLTYTEAIRILKSSKPNQKKQFKYLIDEWGADLQSEHERYLVEKHFKKPVILTDYPADIKSFYMRQNEPDAEGRQTVAAMDILFPGIGEMIGGSQREERLDRLTQRMEALNIPQDELWWYLDTRRFGTAPHAGFGLGFERLVLFVTGMTNIRDVIAFPRFPKNAEF, encoded by the coding sequence ATGATTAAGAGACAGCAAATTAAAGATTTATTAAAGTCGACAGCATTTGACACAGAAGTAACGGTTATGGGATGGGTTAGAACTTTCCGTAATAATCAGTTTATTGCATTAAATGACGGGTCTTGCATGAGCAATATCCAGGTTGTGATCGATTTTAATAATTTACCCGATGAGCTGTTGAAAAGAATCACTACAGGTGCAGCAATTTCTGCAACAGGTAAATTAATCGAATCGCTTGGTAAAGGCCAAACTGTGGAGATTAAAGCAACCAGTGTAGAAATTTTGGGCGATAGCGACCCGGAGAAATTCCCTTTGCAACCTAAAAAACACAGTCTGGAGTTTTTACGCGAAATAGCACACCTGCGTTTCCGTACCAACACCTTTAACGCTGTTTTCAAGGTACGTCATGCATTAGCTTTCGCTATTCACCAGTTTTATAACGAACGTGGTTTTGTTTACATGCACACACCTGTAATTACCGCAAGTGATGCAGAAGGTGCTGGCGAAATGTTTAAAGTAACTACTTTAGATCTCGACAATCCGCCACGTACTGACGAGGGACAGATTGATTTCTCGCAAGATTTCTTTGCACGCGCCACCAACCTAACCGTATCGGGTCAGTTAGAAGGCGAATTGGCTGCAATGGCTTTTGGTAAAATTTATACTTTCGGACCTACCTTCAGAGCCGAAAACTCGAATACAACACGCCACCTTGCCGAATTCTGGATGATTGAGCCTGAGTTTGCCTTTGCAGATTTAGAAGACAACATGCAGCTTGCAGAAGATATGATGAAGTATGTAATTAAATATGCTTTAGATAACTGCAAAGACGAACTTGAATTTTTAAATGCACGCCTGGCCGAAGAAGATAAACAAAAACCGCAGAACGAGCGTAGCGAATTGAGCCTGATAGAAAAGCTTGATTTCTGTTTAGCTAACGACTTTGAACGTTTAACCTATACAGAAGCCATCAGGATTTTAAAATCTTCTAAACCAAACCAGAAGAAACAGTTTAAATACCTGATTGATGAGTGGGGAGCTGATTTACAGAGCGAGCACGAACGCTACCTGGTAGAAAAACACTTTAAAAAACCAGTAATCCTAACCGATTACCCTGCCGATATTAAATCGTTCTACATGCGTCAGAACGAACCCGATGCCGAAGGCAGACAAACAGTTGCCGCAATGGATATCCTGTTTCCGGGTATTGGCGAAATGATTGGCGGATCGCAACGTGAAGAACGTTTAGATCGTTTAACCCAACGCATGGAGGCTTTGAACATTCCACAGGATGAATTGTGGTGGTACTTAGATACCCGCCGTTTTGGTACAGCACCGCACGCTGGTTTCGGCTTAGGTTTTGAACGCTTGGTATTGTTCGTAACCGGTATGACCAACATCCGCGATGTAATTGCTTTCCCAAGGTTCCCTAAAAACGCTGAATTTTAA
- a CDS encoding ferritin → MKDLMRNQCLISQDIETLLNQQIKKEAHSSSLYLSMSSWCDQNGYDYSADYFLKQSEEERVHQLKLFKYVLDMGGNAISPEVNGIKTDFAGFREVFEDALEAEIAITQSFKNIAAKCHKEQDFVTMEFLNWFLKEQREEEYKARRALELFDVIGEEGTGRWEIDKHVNKINYSEE, encoded by the coding sequence ATGAAAGACTTAATGCGCAATCAATGTTTAATATCACAGGATATTGAAACATTATTAAATCAGCAAATCAAAAAAGAAGCTCACTCTTCATCACTATATTTATCAATGTCATCTTGGTGCGATCAAAATGGCTACGACTATTCAGCAGATTATTTCTTAAAGCAATCTGAAGAAGAAAGAGTACACCAGCTTAAACTATTCAAATATGTATTGGATATGGGCGGAAACGCAATCTCTCCAGAAGTAAACGGAATCAAAACAGATTTCGCAGGCTTCAGAGAAGTTTTCGAAGATGCCTTAGAAGCTGAAATTGCAATCACCCAAAGTTTCAAAAACATTGCAGCTAAATGCCACAAAGAGCAGGATTTTGTAACCATGGAATTCTTAAACTGGTTCTTAAAAGAACAACGTGAAGAAGAATACAAAGCCCGCAGAGCTTTAGAATTGTTCGACGTAATTGGCGAAGAAGGTACCGGAAGATGGGAAATCGACAAGCATGTGAACAAAATCAATTATTCAGAAGAATAA
- a CDS encoding GNAT family N-acetyltransferase, translated as MIRPAKPADFAKVVPLILQAMGELAGKLTHTQNQSEINHIFEYLFQQKGNQYSYENTLVFEESGEVLGSLNAYDGGKLTELRKPFLTYIHNDKQTDNNQDAETQSGEFYLDSISVNPKAQGKGIGKVLIKAGISWGQQLGHQTIALLVEQNNKQALKLYEKMGFVIQNEKQFMGGLYHHMVFQLKADH; from the coding sequence ATGATCAGACCAGCCAAACCTGCTGACTTTGCCAAAGTTGTACCTTTAATACTCCAGGCGATGGGTGAACTGGCAGGCAAATTAACCCATACACAAAACCAAAGCGAAATTAACCACATTTTCGAATATCTCTTTCAGCAAAAGGGTAATCAATACAGTTATGAAAACACTTTGGTTTTTGAAGAATCAGGCGAAGTGCTAGGCTCATTAAATGCCTACGATGGAGGGAAGCTTACCGAACTCCGCAAGCCTTTTCTAACTTATATCCATAACGATAAGCAAACCGACAACAACCAGGATGCAGAAACCCAAAGCGGCGAATTCTATCTGGATAGCATTAGTGTTAATCCTAAAGCTCAGGGAAAAGGAATAGGAAAAGTGCTGATCAAGGCAGGCATTAGCTGGGGCCAGCAACTGGGTCACCAAACCATTGCGCTCCTGGTCGAACAAAATAACAAACAGGCATTAAAGCTTTACGAAAAAATGGGGTTTGTAATCCAAAACGAAAAACAATTTATGGGGGGATTGTACCATCACATGGTGTTTCAACTTAAAGCGGATCACTAA
- a CDS encoding MBL fold metallo-hydrolase yields MKLHTINTGFFKLDGGAMFGVVPKAIWQKTNPADANNLCTWAMRCLLIEEGNQLILVDTGIGNKQDEKFFSHYYLHGDDTIEKSLAALGFSTSDITDVFLTHLHFDHVGGAVVRDGEKLKPAFSKATYWSNEKHWQWAVEPNAREKASFLKENILPIQESGQLKFVTEQENIAWQKDINISFAYGHTDAMMLPKINYKGKTIVYMADLLPSVGHLPLPYVMAYDMFPLKTLTEKQAFLEEAVSNNYILYLEHDPVNECCTLQRTEKGIRVAETFNLSDI; encoded by the coding sequence ATGAAACTTCACACCATAAACACAGGCTTTTTTAAACTCGATGGCGGCGCCATGTTTGGCGTGGTACCCAAAGCCATTTGGCAAAAAACCAACCCGGCAGATGCCAATAACCTTTGTACCTGGGCCATGCGCTGCTTATTAATTGAAGAGGGCAATCAACTTATTTTGGTCGATACCGGAATAGGGAACAAACAGGATGAAAAGTTTTTTAGCCATTATTATCTGCATGGCGATGATACGATAGAAAAATCGCTGGCCGCTTTAGGTTTCAGTACCAGCGATATTACCGATGTATTTTTAACGCACCTCCATTTCGACCATGTGGGCGGTGCGGTGGTAAGGGATGGCGAGAAACTAAAACCTGCCTTTAGCAAGGCAACCTATTGGAGCAACGAAAAGCACTGGCAATGGGCAGTAGAACCAAATGCAAGAGAAAAAGCATCCTTTTTAAAAGAAAACATTTTACCCATACAGGAAAGCGGACAGTTAAAATTTGTTACCGAACAGGAAAATATAGCCTGGCAAAAAGACATCAACATCAGCTTTGCCTATGGCCATACCGATGCCATGATGCTGCCTAAAATTAACTACAAAGGAAAAACCATCGTGTATATGGCCGATCTTTTACCGTCGGTTGGTCACTTGCCCCTGCCCTATGTAATGGCTTACGATATGTTTCCGTTAAAAACATTAACCGAAAAGCAGGCCTTTTTAGAAGAAGCAGTGAGCAACAATTATATCTTATACCTGGAGCACGATCCGGTTAACGAGTGTTGCACCCTGCAGCGGACCGAAAAAGGCATCCGCGTAGCCGAAACTTTTAACTTAAGCGATATTTAA
- the lpdA gene encoding dihydrolipoyl dehydrogenase: protein MNYDVIVLGSGPGGYVAAIRASQLGLKVAIVERESLGGICLNWGCIPTKALLKSAQVFEYINHAADYGITTAGATADFAAVVKRSRGVADGMSKGVQFLMKKNKIDVIMGTGKVKPGNKLEVKGADGSQKELTAKNIIIATGARSRELPNLKQDGKKIIGYRQAMVLPELPKSMVVVGSGAIGVEFAYFYATMGTKVTIVEFMENVVPVEDEDVSKQLLRSLKKTGIDVMTSASVESVDTSGAGCKVSVKTASGMQTIEADIVLSAAGIVANIENIGLEETGIKTEKGKIVTDEFYNTSVKGYYAIGDVVGGQALAHVASAEGIICVEKIAGQHAEPLDYNNIPGCTYCTPEIASVGYTEKAAKAAGYELKIGKFPFSASGKASAAGAKDGFIKLIFDAKYGELLGAHMIGANVTEMIAEIVVARKLETTGHEMIKSVHPHPTMSEAIMEAAADAYGEVIHL from the coding sequence ATGAATTACGACGTTATTGTTTTAGGCAGCGGCCCAGGTGGTTACGTAGCTGCGATCAGAGCTTCACAACTGGGACTAAAAGTTGCAATTGTTGAGCGCGAATCATTAGGCGGTATTTGTTTAAACTGGGGCTGTATCCCTACTAAAGCACTTTTAAAAAGTGCTCAGGTTTTCGAATATATTAACCATGCTGCCGATTACGGCATTACAACAGCTGGTGCAACGGCCGATTTTGCTGCTGTGGTAAAACGCAGTCGCGGGGTAGCCGATGGCATGAGTAAAGGCGTTCAATTTTTAATGAAAAAAAATAAAATTGACGTAATTATGGGTACTGGTAAAGTTAAACCAGGCAACAAATTAGAAGTTAAAGGTGCTGATGGCTCGCAAAAAGAACTTACAGCTAAAAATATCATCATTGCTACAGGTGCACGTTCGAGAGAATTGCCTAACCTGAAACAAGATGGCAAAAAAATTATTGGCTACCGCCAGGCTATGGTACTTCCCGAATTACCAAAAAGCATGGTAGTAGTAGGCTCGGGCGCTATCGGTGTTGAGTTTGCTTATTTCTATGCCACAATGGGAACAAAAGTAACCATTGTAGAATTTATGGAAAACGTAGTACCTGTTGAAGACGAAGACGTGTCGAAACAATTATTGCGTAGCTTAAAGAAAACCGGTATCGATGTAATGACTTCAGCAAGTGTTGAGTCGGTTGATACCAGCGGTGCAGGTTGCAAAGTTTCGGTTAAAACTGCTTCAGGTATGCAAACCATCGAAGCCGATATTGTACTTTCAGCTGCCGGTATTGTAGCCAACATCGAAAACATTGGTTTAGAAGAAACAGGCATCAAAACCGAAAAAGGTAAAATCGTTACCGATGAGTTCTACAACACTTCGGTAAAAGGTTACTATGCAATTGGCGATGTGGTTGGCGGACAAGCGCTTGCACACGTGGCTTCTGCAGAAGGTATTATCTGTGTAGAAAAAATTGCAGGTCAGCATGCAGAGCCTTTAGATTACAACAACATTCCGGGCTGTACCTATTGCACGCCAGAAATTGCTTCGGTAGGTTATACCGAAAAAGCAGCTAAGGCAGCAGGCTATGAATTAAAAATTGGTAAATTCCCATTCTCAGCTTCAGGTAAAGCAAGTGCTGCTGGTGCTAAAGATGGTTTCATTAAACTAATTTTCGATGCCAAATACGGCGAATTATTAGGTGCGCACATGATTGGTGCCAACGTTACCGAAATGATTGCCGAAATTGTAGTGGCACGTAAATTAGAGACTACCGGACACGAAATGATTAAATCGGTTCACCCACACCCTACCATGAGCGAAGCCATTATGGAAGCAGCCGCTGATGCATACGGAGAGGTAATCCACTTATAA